The Geobacillus stearothermophilus ATCC 12980 genome contains a region encoding:
- a CDS encoding RNase A-like domain-containing protein, protein MAKHVAQTDNDLIKRANGKEKSDATSYTNKNTAISVIDKTIKQNAEDIANWLLNTDIDTKTLLYTSKESIGKGVYRGEKNVHRDIRQAVTVLKRDPSAKEGFIILTSFPVLKWRGK, encoded by the coding sequence TTGGCCAAACATGTTGCACAAACCGATAATGATTTGATAAAGCGTGCAAACGGAAAAGAGAAATCTGATGCTACATCATATACAAATAAGAATACAGCTATTTCTGTCATAGATAAGACTATTAAACAAAATGCAGAGGACATTGCAAATTGGTTGCTAAACACTGATATTGATACAAAGACATTATTATATACCTCTAAAGAGAGTATTGGAAAAGGGGTATATAGGGGAGAAAAGAACGTACATAGAGATATAAGGCAAGCCGTCACTGTTTTGAAGAGGGATCCTAGTGCAAAAGAAGGGTTTATTATCTTAACCTCCTTTCCTGTACTTAAATGGCGAGGCAAATAA
- a CDS encoding contact-dependent growth inhibition system immunity protein, which yields MDNLKKPEMLKYFMSGYFNQSVSWSDLEGLATDFKEREPKSMVKQLISELKMLQDVLQKGDKETWREIEKYVHEYSMRYLDFEDGPEFINTVLKAIQ from the coding sequence GTGGATAATCTAAAAAAGCCAGAAATGCTCAAATATTTCATGAGTGGGTATTTTAATCAAAGTGTTAGCTGGTCAGATCTTGAAGGATTGGCAACCGATTTTAAAGAGCGAGAACCTAAATCAATGGTAAAACAATTAATAAGCGAATTAAAAATGTTGCAGGATGTTTTACAAAAAGGTGATAAAGAGACGTGGAGAGAAATCGAAAAATATGTACATGAATATAGTATGAGATATTTAGATTTTGAAGATGGTCCAGAATTTATTAATACT